The window GTGCAGATAGCCGCGGAAGCCCAGGTGGCCGAGGCCGGTCCGCGCCCATGCCGTGCCGTCCCACACGAGGGCCAGCGGCGAGCCGAGCGTGCTCCCGCTGCGGCCCTCCTCGCCCACGGCCCACGCGAGACCGTCCCCGGCGGCGGCGACGTCCCGCAACTGGGCGGCCGCTGTGGCCGCCGGTGTCGGCACGGCCTGCCACGCATGAGGTGCGCCGGTGTCCCGGGCGATCGCGGCCGGGGCGAGTCCGAGACCCACCCCGGCACCGACTAATCCGCTGATGAAACGCCGTCTTCGCACGAGTTCCCCTCCCGGTCGTAAGCCCTTGAAAGGTCAACACGGTCAACCAGCGGGCCGCAGAAGGCAATGCACGAGGACGGCTCGATCCGGTCACACGGGCTTGACCGGCACCCCGCCCGCCGCCGCGCCCAGCAGGGTCAGCCGTACGTCCTTCGGCCCGGAAGGTGTGCTGCCGTCCGACAGCACCGCCAGCGCCAGTGTGTTGGCGCCCCGTGTGCGGAGGATCCCGTTCGGCAGCACGAAGGTGTGCTGCGGCCCTACGTCGTTGATGTACTGGCCCAGGTTCCAGCCGTTGAGGAAGATCTGCACGCGGTAGGCCCGGCCCGGGTCGTCGTCGAGGACGAGCCCGACCGAGGCGTCGACGTCCGGGGCGACGTCCAGCCGGAAATCGGTCCGGTACCAGGTGACGCCCTGCCGCCGGTCGGCCCGGGGCAGCTCGGCGTCCTTCCAGTCCGCGTCGTCGTGCTCGGGCAGATGCCAGCCCTCGCGCTCCCCGTACAGCCCGCCGTTGTTCATCGGCCCGCGCACCGGGTCGGGCGTGGACGCGCCCTGGACGCGCCACGTCACCTCGGGGGAACCGCCCTCGAAGGTGACGGCGGTCAGGCCGCGCGCCGCCTTGTGCGTGTCGAGCGCCTTGCCGTCCATGTCGTGCGGCATCGGCCGGACGAGCACGGACAGCACATGCCGGTCGCGCTCTCCGTCCCGCGCCTCACGGAACCTCTCCCGCACCTCCTCCGGCAGGGCGAAGGTGGCCTTGGCGGTCCATGTCCCCTGCCGGGCCCGGCTCTTGTCCGGTACGGGCATCCGGTGGGTGCCCAGCGGCTCGCCGTCCAGCCAGGCCATGAGCAGGCCCTGCGTGCCCGTGCTGTAGGCGAGGGAGACGGACTCGACGCCGTTCTCGTCGTTCCACTCACCCCGGTACCAGACGTCGCCGTAGTGGAAGCCGTAGTCGTCGGCGAACAGGACGGGCTGCCCGTCCGGCACGGGCGTCGTGCTGAAGGACGTCGTCTTGTCGGCCGCCGTCCAGCCGGAGTCGTCGAAACCGGGCTCGGACTCCGGGTTCTCGGTCCGCCGCCGCCAGCCGTCGAGCGCGGGCAGCGCGGGCCGGGTCACGCCGGGGAGCGGCCGCAGCGCCAGCAGGCTGCCGGAGGCGCTGATCCGCACGGGCACCGGCCGTCCGTTCCAGGTGACATGGGTGATCCCGCGCGGCCCCCACACCTCCAGGCCGGTCGCGCCGGTGGTGTCGCCGGTGAGATGGACCGTGGAGCCGCGCAGCGTCGCCGACCGCAGCAGGGACGGGCCGTAGACGAGGAGCCGGCCGGAGGGCGTCTCGTACGGCCACAGCCGCAGGGCCGTCGCGTCGTCGGCGAACAGCACCAGCATCGGCGTGTCCACGCCGTCGCCCTCGACCCGCACCCGGCTCAGCCCGCCCGCGCCGAGCGGAGCGGTGATGTTCAGCTTGTTGAGGTTCCAGGACCACGCGGGCTCCGCGTCCAGCCGCATCGGTGTCGGCTCGTCGACGCACTCCAGCACGACCTGTGCGAGATCGCCCCGCCTGCCCGCGAACACGGCGATGTCCTGCCGCCCCGCCGTCAGGCTCAGCATCGGCTGCACGGTGGAGTGCACCAGCGTCCGCTTCCCGAGCCTCAGATCGGCGGCGATCAGCTTGGCGTCCCGCGCCGGGACCATGACCGGCACATCGATCCCGGCGCCCGGCAGCGTCACGGAGACCGCCTCGGCGGAGTCGTTGCGCAGGACGTAGAAGCGGGCGCCGGTGTCGGGGTTGGTCAGGGGATAGACCTTGACCCGCTTGTCGGTGGCGCGCCCGGCCTTCGCCCGGTCCAGCTTGGCGAGGTCGGGCAGATGGCGCACCGACTGCCCGATCTGGTGCATCGAGGCGAGCTTGGGGGTGACGTTGCGGGCCTCGTCGATGGCCGCGCCGTAGTCGTACGACGTGTAGACGGCCGGCGCCGGCAGCCAGCCCCAGGAGGTGCCGCCGAACGTCATGTAGACGTTGTGCAGCGTGATGCCGTTGGCGAGGTTGGTCAGATAGAAGCGCCGCTCGTACGCCGCGTCCCGGGTCCGGCGCGCCTCGGCGTAGCCCTTCCCGTCGAACCAGGACCCGCCCCACGGGTCGAACCAGCCCCCGCCGAACTCGGGCACGAACCCGGGCGTCCGAGGGCTGGCGGTCGCCCCGCCCTTCACCCCTCCCGCCCCGAAGTGCCCCCAGTCGGGCGGCACTTCGTCCGGCTCCGGATACCCGTCGAACCCGTACAGCCAGCGCCCCTTCTCGCCGCCGGTGTCGAACGTCCCGGGCGCCCAGTGGCCGCCCCGCCCCTTGTCGTTGTGGAACAGCGGGACGTCGATGCCGTCGGCGCGGACCTTCTCGTACAGATACGACATGTAGGCGCGCCCGGCCGGCTCGTCGACGTGGGCGTCGTACTCGTTCTCGATCTGGTAGAGCAGCACGGTGCCCGTACCCCGCGTGAACAGCCGCTTCGCCACGATGGCGTTGACGGCGGTCAGCCACTCGTCGACGTACTTCAGATACGTCGGGTCGGAGGTCCGGGCCGTGCCCTCGGTGGCGGTCAGCCAGCCGGGGAAGCCACCGGCGTCGACCTCCGCGTTGATGTACGGGCCGGGCCGCAGGATCACGTACAGGCCGGTCTCGGCGGCCATCCGCAGGAACAGGTCCAGATCACGCACCCCGGTGAAGTCGTACCGGCCGGGCGCTGCGGAGTGATAGTTCCAGGCGACGTACACGCTGACGGCGTTGTAGCCATGGGCGCGCATCTTCTGCAGCACGTCCCGCCACAGGGACGGGCTCGGCAGCCGGAAGGGGTGCATCTCGCCCGACCAGAGCACCAGACGGCGGCCGTCGACCAGCAGCGAGTACCGGTCGAAGCCGATGCTGTGCCGCTCGCCGTCCGCGCTCGGCACCGGGGGCGGCGGGCCCGTGGGCGCGGTCCGTCCCGGGTTGGCGGAGGTCGGCGACCCGCTGCCGGTCAGCGCGAAGCCGAGCGCCGCCGTGCCGGCGAGAGCGTGGAAGGTACGCCTGCTGAGCTCCAAGGGAGCGCCTCCTGTTGTGCTGCCGTGCCGTGCGTGGTGCTTACGTGGTGCGTGGGTTGTGCCGGGTGCGTGGTGCCCGGGTGGTGCTGTGCGTCATTGTCCACAGCCCGCCGCGACAATGGTCCTATGAGGATCTCGGCACGTGCGGACTACGCGGTACGAGCGGTCGTGGAACTGGCCGCCCGGCAGGAGGAAGGGCCGGTCAAGGCGGAGGCCGTCGCCACCGCGCAGGACATCCCCCACAAGTTCCTGGAGGGGATCCTCGGCGATCTGCGGCGCGGAGGCGTCGTCGACAGCCGGCGGGGCGGGGGCGGCGGCTACCGGCTGGCCCGGGAGGCCTCGGAGATCACCGTCGCCGATGTGATCCGGGCGGTGGACGGACCGATCGTCTCGGTACGCGGCGAGCGGCCGACCGGCCTCGCCTACAGCGGCACCGCCGAGCCGCTGCTGCCGCTGTGGATCGCCCTGCGGGCCAATGTGCGCAGGATCCTGGAGGGCGTGACGGTCGCCGACCTCGCGGCCGGCGCGCTGCCCGAGCAGGTGGAGCGGCTGGCGGCGGAACCGGCGGCCTGGGAGAACCCGTGAGGGGCGGCGGCCGCTCGCCGCACTGTGCGTGATCCTCATGACGTCCTCGGAGTGTCCTCGGTCTGACGCGTCGGTGGAACGCACCCTATGCGCCCGCCCACACCCCGGACGAAATCCCGCCACTGTGAATGGCCGGGCAGCGACCTGGCCGACCTCTGCCGCCCTGCGTACGATGCGACCGCCCCCGGCCTTCACAGCTCCTTCATGGGACGGTCACAGGTCGGGTGCGCATGCACTGTCGTCTTGACATGTCCATGCCCTTCGGTGTTCCACCCCCCACGAACGGATGGGAGAACCATGGCCGGTGGCCTGCTTCTGAGCGGCGCGGTAGCCGCGCTCCTCACCAGCGCACTCCCCGCAACATCCCCGTCCTCCGGGTTCGACGACCCGCCCCCGGACAAGATCGTCATCCAGGTCGCCACGGTGAACGGCTCCGGCTGTCCGCAGGGCACGGCGGCGGTCGCCGTCTCCGAGGACAACACCGCCTTCACGGTGACCTACAGCGACTACCTCGCCCAGGCCGGCGGGAACTCCGACCCGACCGCGTTCCGCAGGAACTGCCAGCTCAACCTGAAGGTCCACGTCCCCGGCGGCTTCACCTACGCCATCGCCAGCGCCGACTACCGGGGCTTCGCCGCCCTCCAGCGCGGCGCGAGCGCGACCCAGCGAGCCTCGTACTACTTCCAGGGCTCGCCCAGCACGGTCTACAAGAACCACCCCTTCAGCGGCCCCCTCAACGACAACTGGCAGGCCACCGACGAGACGGACTGGGCCCAACTGGTCTACGCACCCTGCGGAGTCCAGCGCAACTTCAACATCAACACCGAGATCCGGGTCAACGCCGGCACCCAGTCGGCCGACAAGGTCAGCTTCATGACGATGGACTCGACGGACGGGGACATCAGCACGGTGTACCACTTGGCTTGGAAGGAATGCCCGTAGCCCTGACGGCGTGAAGGGGCGGCCCTCCGGCCCGGCGGGCCGCCCCCCCCTCGCAGCCTCAGTCGCGAGGACGGCCGGGTCCGGCCCCGGCCAGCGCCGTACCGAGCAGCACAAAGACGATGAGGGCCGCTATCGGTATGTGCCCGCCCGCGCGGTCGATGTCGTTCGTGAAATACCCCGAGACCCCCACCCAGGCCAGCCCACCGACGAGGACGAGCACGGTGTTGCCGCTCTCCCGCAGCACCAGCATGCCGAACCACAGCAGCAGGGGCATGAGTGCCCACGAGGCGGCCATGGTGAGCAGGAACTCGAAGGCGCCGGCGAACGTGTTGCCTTCGTTCTCCTCGGCCGCGATGTCGCGTGCCCATGCGAAACCGGCGTACATGAGGCTGTGGCAGATCACGGTGGCGGCGGCTACGGTGACGGCGCCTTTGACGAGTCGCATCTTCGGGTCGAACGGCTTCATCGCCTGCTTCCCTACCGCTCTTCCAGTGCCGCCGCGGTCGCCTTCACGAAGGCTTCCGGGTTGTCCAGCATGATGTTGTGCCCGCAGTCGGGAATCGAGACGACGGACACCCCCGACTCGGTGAGAGCGTCCGCGCCCGGCAGCGGACCGTCGGCCTCGGGCAGCAGGAAGCTCCGGGGGATCTTCAGGTCCAGCAGCAGTTCACGCATGGTCGGGACCGTGCCACGGGTGAGGTGGAACGCGCTGCGGTGCAGGGCCTCCCGGCCGGCCAGCCGCATGGTGGACCACCAGTGCGCCCCGACCCGGTCGCGGACCTCCGCCCAACCGCCCTCCAGGAACTCCTCCTCGGAGTAGAAGGCGATACCGCTGCTGCCGGACGACCCGGGCACACGCGGGACGGGGTCGAGGTTGGCGTCGATCAGAACCAGCCGGGACACCAGGCCGGGATGCCGGGCGGCCAGGACGATGGCCACGGAGCCGCCCATGCTGTGCGCGATCAGCTCCGCGCCCTCGACTCCGTCCTGGGCCAGGGCACCGGCAAGCGCGTCGGCATGCCCTTCCAGCGTGTAGTCGAAGCCGGCCGGCCGGTCACTGATCCCATGCCCCAACAGGTCGATCAACAGCGACCGGCGTCCGGCCAGCCGGGGATCGACCGCGACCTCCGTGAAGTAGGCGGGCGATGTGGCGCCCAGCCCGTGCACATAGACACGCGGCGGCTCCTGCCCCGGCAACTCGACCCAGCGGATGTGATCGCCCTCGGGCGTTACGGCGGCGGCGCGCACGGTCTGCTGCTCTCCTGTCGTTCATCTTGTTCATCTTTGTTCATCCGCGGTCACGAATGAGTGGAGAGACGAGAGTAGCCAGGGGTTGGGATGGAAGGGTCTGGATCCATGGAGTTCTTCTGCTTTCACCGTGACCGGGTCGGCTCCCTGAAACTGCGTGAGGAACTGGGGGAGGCGCACTGGGCCTATATGGACCAGTACGAGGCCGAGTTGATCGCCCGTGGCCCGACCTTCGCCGACGACGGCGAGACTCCCACCGGCAGCGTCCACATCGTCGACCTCCCCGACCCCACCGCCGCCCGCGCCTTCGCCTTCGACGAGCCCAACTACCAGGCCGGGGCGTACCGGGACGTGCTGTTGCGGCGGTGGCGCAACGCCCTGGGCCGCACCATGTGGGACTTCCCCGGCGACCGGACGACCGGCGACCACTACCTGGTCATCGGCCTCGGCCCGGACCCGGCCACCGCCCCTGAGCCGCCGCCTTCCAAGGCCCGGGACGACCTGATCGCTTACGGGCCCCTGCTGTCGGACGACGGTGAGGTGTGGGTGGGTACGGCTGTGCTGGTGCGGGCCTCGGACGCGGAGGCGGCGCGGGGCGTCCTGACGGAAGGGCGGTACGCGGATGTCGAGGTGCGGGCCTGGGAGTTCGGGGGACGGCGATGACGAGAGGCCCCGGACCGGCAGAAGGAGACTAAGGAGACTACGGACTGTCGACCTCTTCGGCCCGGAGCCGTGCGTCGGGTGTCGGGCGTCGGGCGTCAGCCCTGTTCCACGCCCAGTGTCAGCGTGCCGGCGTAACCGGCGGAGGTCGTGCTGCCGAGGGGGGTGAGGGTGAGGAGGCCCGAGGCCGCGCCGCCTTCGTCGTAGATGGAGTCCTGGGCCAGGGTGGTGCGGGGGACCGTGTTGACCGCGTACTGGGCGAGGGCCGCGACCCTGGTGGTGATGGTCTCGCTGAAGAAGAGCTGGCCGGTGTGGAGTTCCTCGCCGCCGGTGAAGGAGCCGTCGGGGGTCAGGGTGACGTCCGTGTGGACCTTGATGTGGATGTGGA of the Streptomyces koelreuteriae genome contains:
- a CDS encoding RrF2 family transcriptional regulator, giving the protein MRISARADYAVRAVVELAARQEEGPVKAEAVATAQDIPHKFLEGILGDLRRGGVVDSRRGGGGGYRLAREASEITVADVIRAVDGPIVSVRGERPTGLAYSGTAEPLLPLWIALRANVRRILEGVTVADLAAGALPEQVERLAAEPAAWENP
- a CDS encoding glycoside hydrolase family 35 protein — encoded protein: MELSRRTFHALAGTAALGFALTGSGSPTSANPGRTAPTGPPPPVPSADGERHSIGFDRYSLLVDGRRLVLWSGEMHPFRLPSPSLWRDVLQKMRAHGYNAVSVYVAWNYHSAAPGRYDFTGVRDLDLFLRMAAETGLYVILRPGPYINAEVDAGGFPGWLTATEGTARTSDPTYLKYVDEWLTAVNAIVAKRLFTRGTGTVLLYQIENEYDAHVDEPAGRAYMSYLYEKVRADGIDVPLFHNDKGRGGHWAPGTFDTGGEKGRWLYGFDGYPEPDEVPPDWGHFGAGGVKGGATASPRTPGFVPEFGGGWFDPWGGSWFDGKGYAEARRTRDAAYERRFYLTNLANGITLHNVYMTFGGTSWGWLPAPAVYTSYDYGAAIDEARNVTPKLASMHQIGQSVRHLPDLAKLDRAKAGRATDKRVKVYPLTNPDTGARFYVLRNDSAEAVSVTLPGAGIDVPVMVPARDAKLIAADLRLGKRTLVHSTVQPMLSLTAGRQDIAVFAGRRGDLAQVVLECVDEPTPMRLDAEPAWSWNLNKLNITAPLGAGGLSRVRVEGDGVDTPMLVLFADDATALRLWPYETPSGRLLVYGPSLLRSATLRGSTVHLTGDTTGATGLEVWGPRGITHVTWNGRPVPVRISASGSLLALRPLPGVTRPALPALDGWRRRTENPESEPGFDDSGWTAADKTTSFSTTPVPDGQPVLFADDYGFHYGDVWYRGEWNDENGVESVSLAYSTGTQGLLMAWLDGEPLGTHRMPVPDKSRARQGTWTAKATFALPEEVRERFREARDGERDRHVLSVLVRPMPHDMDGKALDTHKAARGLTAVTFEGGSPEVTWRVQGASTPDPVRGPMNNGGLYGEREGWHLPEHDDADWKDAELPRADRRQGVTWYRTDFRLDVAPDVDASVGLVLDDDPGRAYRVQIFLNGWNLGQYINDVGPQHTFVLPNGILRTRGANTLALAVLSDGSTPSGPKDVRLTLLGAAAGGVPVKPV
- a CDS encoding DUF4360 domain-containing protein — its product is MAGGLLLSGAVAALLTSALPATSPSSGFDDPPPDKIVIQVATVNGSGCPQGTAAVAVSEDNTAFTVTYSDYLAQAGGNSDPTAFRRNCQLNLKVHVPGGFTYAIASADYRGFAALQRGASATQRASYYFQGSPSTVYKNHPFSGPLNDNWQATDETDWAQLVYAPCGVQRNFNINTEIRVNAGTQSADKVSFMTMDSTDGDISTVYHLAWKECP
- a CDS encoding YciI family protein, with the protein product MEFFCFHRDRVGSLKLREELGEAHWAYMDQYEAELIARGPTFADDGETPTGSVHIVDLPDPTAARAFAFDEPNYQAGAYRDVLLRRWRNALGRTMWDFPGDRTTGDHYLVIGLGPDPATAPEPPPSKARDDLIAYGPLLSDDGEVWVGTAVLVRASDAEAARGVLTEGRYADVEVRAWEFGGRR
- a CDS encoding alpha/beta fold hydrolase, whose product is MRAAAVTPEGDHIRWVELPGQEPPRVYVHGLGATSPAYFTEVAVDPRLAGRRSLLIDLLGHGISDRPAGFDYTLEGHADALAGALAQDGVEGAELIAHSMGGSVAIVLAARHPGLVSRLVLIDANLDPVPRVPGSSGSSGIAFYSEEEFLEGGWAEVRDRVGAHWWSTMRLAGREALHRSAFHLTRGTVPTMRELLLDLKIPRSFLLPEADGPLPGADALTESGVSVVSIPDCGHNIMLDNPEAFVKATAAALEER